The Hymenobacter sp. 5317J-9 genome has a window encoding:
- a CDS encoding putative porin — protein MKKWPRPVGALLVLLAWLAAPAARAQVLDDSTKVVYGPKTTRVIYEAEVLRDSTSGTLLDTTLTHFPQDRFWTHDTTFQQDLGAVGTATRPLLYQPNVQLGARLGRNVFDKYARDASKVPYYDSRSPYSFFRYIQSGAGEQVFEFSYSRSLKKNFSVGIDYERIASNKILATTSPRAGLVEHSNLLFFGRYQTEDERYHLLFNFSNARHRAAEPGGIWPVQTRVRREDGGINDSIPGPGSEETPSDLFKYDQQRVYLTQAANNEDRDEFYFTHTYRLLGRGLTVYHTFDAKRQYNSYSDLALQRLNSAENFYPRVLYYPRVLRNTAAILDRVEFAQVENTAGVLGRTKAVEYRLYGRYRTASLVSQALVNNQAFGGAINTGLRLEQAAPRRTFNEVFFGGTAAFNYRTIYAVEAAGELHPVSFGPNQNGPEYWARASVRTGPLSAEALSTSYAPTLTQQELVGNNYEWHHLPGSATEFSNTNTTQLTGRLRFKLPDLGLLNKQHFEASASLVNIGNLVYYDTTAMPTQETTARNLQVLAARHQVHLGRVGFDNQATYTRGGDVNGLRIPALVTNSRVYYESYIFRRALFSQIGAEVYYQSRYRAFDYSPSTQQFYQQNTFTIRNYAVANVFLTADIRAVSVFLKMAYVNQGLLGDGYFTTPYYTGYPRRFQFGVKWNFFN, from the coding sequence TTGAAGAAGTGGCCCCGGCCTGTGGGCGCACTGCTGGTGCTGCTGGCGTGGCTGGCGGCGCCCGCCGCCCGCGCCCAAGTGCTCGACGATTCGACCAAGGTGGTGTATGGCCCCAAAACCACCCGTGTCATCTATGAGGCTGAAGTGCTGCGCGATTCCACCTCTGGCACGCTGCTCGATACCACGCTCACGCACTTTCCGCAAGACCGGTTTTGGACCCACGACACCACCTTTCAGCAAGACCTGGGCGCCGTGGGTACGGCCACGCGGCCGCTGCTTTATCAGCCCAACGTGCAGCTGGGCGCCCGGCTGGGCCGCAACGTGTTCGACAAATACGCCCGCGACGCCAGCAAGGTGCCGTATTACGACTCCCGCTCGCCGTATTCGTTTTTTCGCTACATCCAGTCGGGCGCCGGCGAGCAGGTGTTTGAGTTCAGCTACAGCCGCAGCCTGAAGAAAAACTTCAGCGTGGGCATTGATTACGAACGCATAGCCTCCAACAAGATTCTCGCCACCACCAGCCCGCGAGCTGGTTTGGTGGAGCATTCCAACCTGCTGTTTTTTGGCCGCTACCAAACCGAGGACGAGCGGTACCACCTGCTGTTCAACTTCAGCAACGCCCGCCACCGCGCCGCCGAGCCGGGCGGCATCTGGCCGGTGCAAACCCGCGTGCGGCGGGAAGACGGGGGCATCAACGACAGCATTCCCGGCCCGGGCAGCGAAGAAACGCCCTCCGACCTGTTCAAGTACGACCAGCAGCGCGTGTACCTCACCCAGGCGGCCAACAACGAGGACCGCGACGAATTCTACTTCACCCACACCTACCGGCTGCTGGGCCGCGGCCTCACCGTGTACCACACCTTCGACGCGAAGCGGCAGTACAACAGCTATTCCGATTTGGCCCTTCAGCGGCTCAACTCCGCCGAGAACTTTTACCCCCGCGTGCTGTACTACCCGCGGGTGCTGCGCAACACCGCGGCCATTCTCGACCGCGTGGAGTTTGCGCAGGTAGAAAACACGGCCGGGGTGCTGGGCCGCACCAAAGCGGTGGAGTACCGCCTCTACGGCCGCTACCGCACCGCCAGCCTGGTGTCGCAGGCGCTGGTCAACAATCAGGCCTTCGGCGGGGCAATCAACACCGGGCTGCGCCTGGAGCAGGCTGCGCCGCGCCGCACATTCAACGAGGTGTTTTTTGGGGGCACGGCGGCGTTCAACTACCGCACTATCTACGCCGTGGAGGCGGCGGGCGAGCTGCACCCCGTGTCCTTCGGACCCAACCAGAACGGGCCCGAATACTGGGCCCGGGCCTCGGTGCGCACCGGGCCGCTGTCGGCCGAAGCCTTGAGCACGTCGTACGCCCCTACGCTCACGCAGCAGGAGCTGGTGGGCAACAACTACGAGTGGCACCACCTGCCCGGCTCTGCCACCGAGTTCAGCAACACCAACACCACCCAGCTCACCGGCCGCCTGCGGTTTAAGCTGCCCGACCTTGGCCTGCTCAACAAGCAGCATTTTGAAGCCAGCGCCAGCCTGGTCAACATCGGCAATCTGGTGTATTACGACACCACCGCCATGCCCACCCAGGAAACCACGGCCCGCAACCTGCAGGTGCTGGCGGCCCGGCACCAGGTGCACCTGGGCCGCGTGGGTTTCGACAACCAGGCCACCTACACCCGCGGCGGCGACGTGAACGGCCTGCGCATTCCGGCCTTGGTAACCAACTCGCGGGTGTACTACGAAAGTTACATTTTCCGCCGGGCGCTGTTCAGCCAGATTGGGGCCGAAGTGTACTACCAGTCCCGCTACCGGGCCTTCGACTACAGCCCCAGCACGCAGCAGTTCTATCAGCAAAACACCTTCACCATTCGCAATTATGCCGTGGCCAACGTGTTTCTCACGGCCGACATCAGGGCGGTGTCGGTGTTTCTGAAAATGGCCTACGTGAACCAGGGCCTGCTGGGCGACGGCTATTTCACCACCCCGTACTACACCGGGTACCCGCGCCGCTTCCAGTTCGGCGTGAAATGGAATTTCTTTAACTAG
- the fahA gene encoding fumarylacetoacetase, with protein MATSPNSPTLRSWIDIAPGSDFPIQNLPFGVFETEERGTRLAVAIGRYVLDLYAASQYGFFEDLTELGDAQPKVFRRRSLNAFLRLGRPAWRAVRQRVSELLRHDEPRLRDHEEAVRACLLRQSDVRMLRPVKPNNYTDFYSSIEHATNVGTMFRDPANALLPNWRHIPIGYHGRTSSIVVSATDIRRPNGQRKAPDEATPTFGPSRQLDFELEMAFVVGTGTELGSTVPLAEAEEHIFGLCLFNDWSARDLQSWEYVPLGPFLGKNFGSSVAPWVVTLDALEPFRTPGPVQEPTPLPYLQQSGAHNFDVHLEVALTPASGPETTISRTNFGLMYWSMAQQLTHHASNGCNLETGDLYASGTISGPTPDSLGSMLELAWRGTRPVPLADGSERKFLLDGDTVTMRGFAEKDGVRIGFGEVRGTVLPAV; from the coding sequence ATGGCCACCTCGCCCAACTCGCCCACCCTTCGCTCCTGGATTGACATCGCCCCCGGCTCCGATTTTCCCATTCAAAATCTGCCTTTTGGCGTGTTCGAAACTGAGGAGCGGGGCACGCGCCTGGCCGTGGCCATTGGCCGCTACGTGCTCGATTTGTACGCCGCCAGCCAGTACGGCTTCTTCGAGGACCTCACCGAGCTGGGCGACGCGCAACCCAAAGTATTCCGCCGCCGCTCCCTCAATGCTTTCCTGCGGCTGGGCCGGCCGGCGTGGCGGGCCGTGCGCCAGCGCGTGAGCGAGCTGCTGCGCCACGACGAGCCCCGCCTGCGCGACCACGAGGAAGCCGTGCGCGCCTGCCTGCTGCGCCAGTCCGACGTGCGCATGCTGCGCCCCGTGAAGCCCAACAACTACACCGACTTCTACAGCAGCATCGAGCACGCCACGAACGTGGGCACGATGTTCCGCGACCCGGCCAACGCCCTGCTGCCCAACTGGCGCCACATCCCCATTGGCTACCACGGCCGCACCAGCAGCATCGTGGTGTCTGCCACCGACATACGCCGGCCCAACGGCCAGCGCAAAGCCCCCGACGAAGCCACTCCCACTTTCGGCCCCAGCCGCCAGCTTGATTTTGAGCTCGAAATGGCTTTCGTGGTAGGCACCGGCACCGAACTGGGCAGCACCGTGCCCCTGGCCGAAGCCGAGGAGCACATCTTTGGCCTGTGCCTCTTTAATGACTGGAGCGCCCGCGACCTGCAAAGCTGGGAATACGTGCCGCTTGGGCCCTTCCTGGGCAAGAACTTTGGCAGCAGCGTGGCGCCCTGGGTGGTGACGCTGGATGCGCTGGAGCCCTTCCGCACGCCAGGCCCGGTGCAGGAGCCCACGCCCCTGCCCTACCTGCAGCAAAGCGGCGCGCACAACTTCGACGTGCACCTCGAAGTGGCCCTCACGCCCGCCAGCGGCCCCGAAACCACTATCAGCCGCACCAATTTTGGCCTCATGTACTGGAGCATGGCCCAGCAGCTTACCCACCACGCTTCCAACGGCTGTAACCTCGAAACCGGCGACCTCTACGCCTCCGGCACCATCTCCGGCCCCACGCCCGACTCGCTGGGCTCAATGCTGGAACTGGCCTGGCGCGGCACCCGCCCCGTGCCCCTGGCCGATGGCTCGGAGCGCAAATTCCTGCTCGATGGCGACACGGTGACTATGCGCGGCTTTGCCGAAAAGGACGGCGTGCGCATTGGGTTTGGCGAGGTGCGCGGGACGGTGCTGCCAGCAGTATAG
- a CDS encoding tRNA-(ms[2]io[6]A)-hydroxylase, giving the protein MKEKTILKLKLNTDPRWVDIAEKNIEDILVDHAWCEQKAASTGISMIIHYPEKTRLVDELTDLVAEEWSHFERVLLELRKRGFALGRPRKDEYVMQLLAHVRKGGARERQLMDQLLVSALIEARSCERFKLLWQNIADQELSKFYYELMVSEAAHFVSYVDLAKEYCDPKVVDERLQELLKIEGDIITNLPVRDDRMH; this is encoded by the coding sequence ATGAAAGAGAAAACCATCCTGAAATTGAAGCTGAACACCGACCCGCGCTGGGTTGATATTGCCGAGAAAAACATCGAGGACATCCTGGTCGACCACGCCTGGTGCGAGCAAAAAGCCGCCAGCACCGGCATCAGCATGATTATCCACTACCCCGAGAAAACCCGGCTGGTGGACGAACTGACCGACTTGGTGGCCGAGGAATGGAGTCACTTCGAGCGCGTGCTGCTGGAGCTGCGCAAGCGCGGCTTCGCCCTGGGCCGCCCCCGCAAAGACGAATATGTAATGCAACTGCTGGCCCACGTGCGCAAAGGCGGCGCCCGCGAACGCCAGCTCATGGACCAGCTCCTGGTGTCGGCCCTCATCGAAGCGCGCAGCTGCGAGCGGTTCAAGCTGCTCTGGCAAAATATTGCCGACCAGGAACTAAGCAAGTTCTACTACGAACTGATGGTGTCCGAAGCCGCGCACTTTGTGAGCTACGTGGACTTGGCCAAGGAATACTGCGACCCCAAAGTGGTGGACGAGCGGCTGCAGGAACTGTTAAAAATCGAAGGCGATATCATCACCAACCTGCCCGTCCGCGACGACCGGATGCACTAA
- a CDS encoding NifU family protein: MPRIEAALDTLRPYLATDGGNVRVANITPEGVLQLEWQGACGACPMSPMTRAGLEDTVKKAVPEITAVEAR; the protein is encoded by the coding sequence ATGCCCCGCATTGAGGCCGCTCTGGACACCCTGCGCCCCTACCTGGCCACCGACGGCGGCAACGTGCGCGTGGCCAACATCACGCCCGAAGGCGTGCTCCAGCTGGAATGGCAGGGCGCCTGCGGCGCCTGCCCCATGTCGCCCATGACCCGCGCCGGTCTGGAAGACACGGTGAAAAAGGCCGTGCCCGAAATCACTGCGGTGGAAGCGCGGTAG